The Vulcanimicrobium alpinum sequence CACGCGCGCCCATGTCGGCGAGCTGACGGGTCGCGAACGGTGCCGCCACTGCCTGCTCGATCGCGACCACCGTGATCCCGGCGAGCGGGAGCCCTCCGTCGCTCAGAACGACCTCGGCATTCCGAGCACGTGCTGGCCGATGTACGAGAGGATGAGGTTGTTCGCGATCGGCGCGGTGATGTAGAGGCGCGTCTCGCGGAACTTGCGCTCGATGTCGTATTCTTCGGCGAATCCGTACCCGCCGTGCGCGTCGATCGCGGCGTTGGCCGCCTGCCACGACGCTTCCGAGGCGAGCAGTTTCGCCGTGTTCGCTTCGGCGCCGCACGGCCGCCCGGCATCGAAGAGCGCGGCCGCCTGACGCCGCACGAGGTCGGCCGCCATCACCGCCGCGTGTGCGCGCGCGATCGGGAACTGCACGCCTTGGTTCTGCCCGATGGGTCTTCCGAACACGACGCGCTCGCTCGAATACCGGACCGCGCGGTCGATGAAATAGCCGCCGTCGCCGACGCACTCTGCGGCGATCAGGATGCGCTCGGCGTTCATCCCGTCGAGGATGTAGCGGAAGCCGCGGCCTTCTTCGCCGATGAGGTTCTCCGCCGGTACCTCGAGATCGCGGAAGAACACCTCGTTCGTCTCGTGGTTCATCATCGTGCGGATCGGGCGGACGTCGATCGTCCCCGGGGGCGCCGCGCGCAGATCGACCAGCAAAGTCGAGAGCCCGAGCGTCTTCTGCTTCGGATCGTCCGACGGGGGCGCCGTGCGCGCGAGCAACAGCATGAGATCGCTGTGCTGGACGCGCGAGGTCCACACTTTCTGGCCGTTGACGACGTAGCGGTCGCCGCGGCGCTCGGCCGTCGTGGTGATCTTCGTCGTGTCGCTGCCCGCCGTGGGTTCGGTGACGCCGAACGCCTGCAGTCGCAGTTCGCCGCGTGCGATCGCCGGGAGATATCTGCGCTTCTGCTCCTCGCTGCCGTGCCGCAGCAACGTTCCCATGATGTACATCTGCGCGTGACACGCAGCGGCGTTGCCGCCGGTGCGGTTCACCTCTTCGAGGATGATGCAGGCCTCGGCCATCCCCAGCCCCGCGCCTTCGTACTCTTCCGGGATGAGCGCCGCAAGGTAGCCGTTTTCGGTGAGCGCCGCGATGAACGCGTCGGGATAGCCGCGCTGCGCGTCGATCCCGCGCCAATAGGGATCGCCGAACGACGCGCACAGCGCGTGCACCGCGTCGCGCAGCGCGCGCTGGTCAGGGGTGGGATCCAAGCCGACGGTGCGGTCGTCGTGTGCGATCACGAGATCTCCTGGCAGGGCTCTACGGGCCGAGTTCAGCGGTGAGGATGCGGATGTCGTCGAGTGCGTCGAGACGCCGGACGAACTCGACGATGCGGCGGCGGCGCGACGGTTCGTACGCGATCGCCGAGAGCGCGTCGAACTTCTCGATCAGTTCCGGCCATTCCAGCGGGGTGTCGGGTTCGCCGCGCGGCGCACGCGCCAGGCGCCGTTCGTGGACGCCGCCGGCATCGACCTCGACCAGCGCGGCCATCGCGGGCACCAGCGCTTCGACGGCCGGATCTTCCTCGACGGTCACGCGCTCGATCAGCACCGCGAGCCGCGGATCGGCGCGGCGAGCGAAATCATCCCAGCGCACGCTCCCCCACGCGAGCGCCGCCGCCGCCGTGTAGTACATGCTGAACTGCGCGTCGACGATCGACCGCGGCGCGCGTTTTTGCTCTTCCGGATA is a genomic window containing:
- a CDS encoding acyl-CoA dehydrogenase family protein, with product MIAHDDRTVGLDPTPDQRALRDAVHALCASFGDPYWRGIDAQRGYPDAFIAALTENGYLAALIPEEYEGAGLGMAEACIILEEVNRTGGNAAACHAQMYIMGTLLRHGSEEQKRRYLPAIARGELRLQAFGVTEPTAGSDTTKITTTAERRGDRYVVNGQKVWTSRVQHSDLMLLLARTAPPSDDPKQKTLGLSTLLVDLRAAPPGTIDVRPIRTMMNHETNEVFFRDLEVPAENLIGEEGRGFRYILDGMNAERILIAAECVGDGGYFIDRAVRYSSERVVFGRPIGQNQGVQFPIARAHAAVMAADLVRRQAAALFDAGRPCGAEANTAKLLASEASWQAANAAIDAHGGYGFAEEYDIERKFRETRLYITAPIANNLILSYIGQHVLGMPRSF